From the genome of Asterias amurensis chromosome 17, ASM3211899v1, one region includes:
- the LOC139949749 gene encoding ubiquinol-cytochrome-c reductase complex assembly factor 1-like isoform X2 — protein MYSVCYRSAPMAFNVGSVQIVSRGIQTCCRSLSVRFTTSAIQSRKTSSNLTSSSTAPHADLTYSRWCHMRKVASPQHATKRHINTTPQSQALVRRSAVLPEKKPGPISRLLTQVGIPTQMRYNRFKIRVAGLNLYTSCVDNVDCQKFFLACGMPDTLFSWFLVTELHVWMCMVRLKQEGQEGKYMTHYLIMSMWHDVQERGKLMGIPAVKMRESLSRMVEQFNAALFSYDEGLLSNDSVLAGALWRNIFVKRDIEAEQVADMVEYVRQQVQYLETLDTAQLLQVGRIKWLPFRAEVPVESAPPPRASSIEEELEFPNVDKVNA, from the exons ATGTACTCTGTTTGTTACAGGTCTGCACCGATGGCTTTCAACGTAGGTTCTGTGCAAATTGTGTCTCGTGGGATACAg ACATGTTGCCGGAGTCTCTCAGTACGTTTCACAACGTCGGCAATCCAGAGCAGAAAAACGTCCTCCAACTTGACATCCTCATCGACAGCTCCTCATGCTGACTTGACATACTCAAGATGGTGTCATATGCGGAAGGTTGCAAGCCCCCAGCATGCCACCAAGCGTCACATAAACACAACACCTCAGTCACag gcATTGGTGCGAAGGAGTGCAGTGCTACCTGAGAAAAAACCTGGTCCAATCTCACGGCTACTCACGCAAGTCGGAATCCCAACACAGATGCGATACAACAGATTT AAAATCAGAGTGGCTGGTTTGAACCTCTACACATCGTGTGTCGATAATGTGGAttgtcaaaagttttttttgg CCTGCGGAATGCCAGATACTCTCTTCTCGTGGTTCCTAGTAACTGAGCTTCATGTGTG GATGTGCATGGTTCGATTGAAGCAAGAGGGGCAAGAAGGCAAATACATGACCCATTATCTCATTATGTCAATGTGGCATGATGTACAAGAGAGGGGCAAACTCATGGGG ATTCCTGCTGTAAAGATGAGAGAGAGCCTTTCAAGAATGGTGGAGCAGTTCAATGCAGCATTATTCAGCTATGATGAG GGTTTGCTATCAAATGACAGTGTCTTGGCCGGAGCTCTGTGGCGcaacatttttgtcaaaaggGACATCGAGGCTGAGCAGGTTGCAGATATGGTTGAATATGTTCGACAACAG GTCCAGTACTTAGAGACCCTAGACACCGCACAGCTTCTACAGGTTGGGCGTATCAAGTGGTTACCATTCAGAGCCGAGGTACCAGTCGAATCTGCCCCACCCCCAAGAGCGAGCAGTATCGAGGAAGAGCTAGAATTTCCCAATGTTGACAAAGTTAATGCTTAA
- the LOC139949749 gene encoding ubiquinol-cytochrome-c reductase complex assembly factor 1-like isoform X1, whose product MNDTHLAVWFAYLPTQAKVAAWPPSSQQHIQESRSAPMAFNVGSVQIVSRGIQTCCRSLSVRFTTSAIQSRKTSSNLTSSSTAPHADLTYSRWCHMRKVASPQHATKRHINTTPQSQALVRRSAVLPEKKPGPISRLLTQVGIPTQMRYNRFKIRVAGLNLYTSCVDNVDCQKFFLACGMPDTLFSWFLVTELHVWMCMVRLKQEGQEGKYMTHYLIMSMWHDVQERGKLMGIPAVKMRESLSRMVEQFNAALFSYDEGLLSNDSVLAGALWRNIFVKRDIEAEQVADMVEYVRQQVQYLETLDTAQLLQVGRIKWLPFRAEVPVESAPPPRASSIEEELEFPNVDKVNA is encoded by the exons ATGAATGATACACATCTAGCTGTGTGGTTTGCTTACCTTCCAACTCAAGCCAAGGTTGCTGCCTGGCCTCCATCTTCACAACAACACATCCAGGAATCCAG GTCTGCACCGATGGCTTTCAACGTAGGTTCTGTGCAAATTGTGTCTCGTGGGATACAg ACATGTTGCCGGAGTCTCTCAGTACGTTTCACAACGTCGGCAATCCAGAGCAGAAAAACGTCCTCCAACTTGACATCCTCATCGACAGCTCCTCATGCTGACTTGACATACTCAAGATGGTGTCATATGCGGAAGGTTGCAAGCCCCCAGCATGCCACCAAGCGTCACATAAACACAACACCTCAGTCACag gcATTGGTGCGAAGGAGTGCAGTGCTACCTGAGAAAAAACCTGGTCCAATCTCACGGCTACTCACGCAAGTCGGAATCCCAACACAGATGCGATACAACAGATTT AAAATCAGAGTGGCTGGTTTGAACCTCTACACATCGTGTGTCGATAATGTGGAttgtcaaaagttttttttgg CCTGCGGAATGCCAGATACTCTCTTCTCGTGGTTCCTAGTAACTGAGCTTCATGTGTG GATGTGCATGGTTCGATTGAAGCAAGAGGGGCAAGAAGGCAAATACATGACCCATTATCTCATTATGTCAATGTGGCATGATGTACAAGAGAGGGGCAAACTCATGGGG ATTCCTGCTGTAAAGATGAGAGAGAGCCTTTCAAGAATGGTGGAGCAGTTCAATGCAGCATTATTCAGCTATGATGAG GGTTTGCTATCAAATGACAGTGTCTTGGCCGGAGCTCTGTGGCGcaacatttttgtcaaaaggGACATCGAGGCTGAGCAGGTTGCAGATATGGTTGAATATGTTCGACAACAG GTCCAGTACTTAGAGACCCTAGACACCGCACAGCTTCTACAGGTTGGGCGTATCAAGTGGTTACCATTCAGAGCCGAGGTACCAGTCGAATCTGCCCCACCCCCAAGAGCGAGCAGTATCGAGGAAGAGCTAGAATTTCCCAATGTTGACAAAGTTAATGCTTAA